AAACAAACAATTATATTATGACAAATAATTATTTTCAAAAATGTCAACATTTCCAAAACAATATTCATTTAAAAATAAAATAGAAACCAATATCAAACAAAGTAAATTGACCAAAGTAAAACATTATAAATAAATTCACTTAATATATATGATATTTTCGAAATTTAACATTAAATCAAAGTACAAAATTAGAATTAATTTAAAAATACAAAGTTTTTAAAAATTATAAGTAAATAAAATTAACTCATGATTTTCAGAGTTTAGGCTATACGCTATTGAAAATAATTCATAAATAACATATACTATATATAAGTTGCGGCTATAAATAATTGATAATATTCATATATTATTTTAAAACACCAAAATGTGTTAAATCATCATTTTATTTACTATATAAAAATTGAGGCTATAAGTCATTGAGAGTATAAACATAGGATGATAAATAACCAATCAAAATATGAAAAATAATAATTCTAGTTTACTATTTTAATATGTTCAAATTTGCAAAACTAATTATTTCAATACAAAATATAATTCAACATCACTTAAGGCAAACTAATAAATAAACCATTAAAATGGAACTGACTCATATATATACTAAATATTTAGAAATTTAACAAAACAAATTAACTAAAATAAAATAAAATAAAATATAAAGAATACCCAATTTTAACTTGCAAGAACAAAAAATAATATATACTTTTCAAAATAAAATTTCACAAATTGTATTTTTAAAATAAATTAGAAATCAATATCAAAAGTATTTTTCTTTAGTAATATCCAAATCAAAGAATCGCATAATCCTCATGAACAAGGAATACATCAAGAAATATAGAATTTTAAGTGAATGATGAATAACAGTGAACGAAAATGAAAAACATCCGCGATGGAAAGTAAACCATACAAGCCGAAGACAAAATCCGATAGACAAAAAGTATATTTCACCAGAAAATACCAGATATACTAGAGAATAGTTTCAGTATAAAAACAATATTGAAAATTTACACTCGCTCTCTCAGAAAGAGGTTTAGTCAATTAAACAAATTAACAAATTTATTTATCTATAATTTTTTAATATTAATCAACAATGTTATCTTATTTTGACAAATATTATTATAGTTAGTTACAATCATAATATTCATTAAAACTAACCGAATAAGCCTTACTGAAATAAATCTAACATGATGTGATTTACAAGATTTTTAAAAGTTATTGTTCTTAAAGCAAACTACATAATGAATTCATATAATCATTAGTCTAGTTTGCCTCATATAATATATAAAATTCAAGATCCTCTATGTTGAAAAATAAAGAGCCTAAAAAAACTTTTCAAATAAGTTATTTAAGATTTTTAATAAAATATATAAGGAAGACCAACAATAAATTAGCATGGAAGATAACATAAAAGAATGATAAGTGGAACAATCAATATGAATTTATCAATATAAATATACTACTAAGTATTATAATAAACAAACTAAAAACATACAAATTTTCAAATTTTGAACATTTAGAAAGAAAAAAATCTCAAGATTAGAATAATACACTATCTAAAACGTTTGCTATCTTATTGTCAACATTTAGCAACTAAAAAAAATTATCAAAATTATGTAATAGTATTTAAAGGATCTTAAAAATCTTCATGTAACTTCAAAACAATCAAATATTATTTTCATATAAAAAATAGTTGTAATATATTGTAATACATTATACGATCATATATGCTTAACTACTATAATCATAATTAATTAGATCAAGTAGTATATAAATCTAATACTTTATATTCTCAATATTATCAATTCAATAAATAAAATGTTACATAACATTAGCTAAATTCATTATATTTACTTTACTCTTTTATAATATCTTTCAAAGACTATTTAATATTAATTAAAGTTCATCAAAATATTTATTGTGATTAAATTTTGAATCTAAATATTATACTATCTCATATATATATAAAACAATAAAATTTTCACATATACAATAGGACATCTATAAATTAATAATGTTGGACTTTGAAATTTTATTAATTTATAGAGATATTAATTTATAAAAGTTTCATTATTTAGATTTCATATTTGAAGATATATTTATTGTAAGATAAGAAAAATATTTGATTTTAGTGTAAGGACATTAATTGTTATTTTTAAAAATTTTGACATTTATATTAATTTTATTATATTATTTGGTGTATATAATATATATTGCATAGAACTTAAATGTGATTTTAGATATAATTTTACTAAATTTCATCAAAAATATATTAAGTTTTAAGAAAAAAATATAATAATAGGCTATTACTTATATAAAATATATATCAAAGTAAAATATACTATTCAAAATAAAATTCAAAAATTGTATTTTCAAAATAAATTAAAAATCAATATCAAATGTACTTTCTTTAATGATATCCAAATCAAAAAATCACATAATCCCAATGAACAAGGAACACATAAAAATATAGGGTTTGAAGTGAATGAAGAATAATAGTGAATGAAAACAAAAAAAACATCCACGATAGAAAGTAAATCTTACAAGTCGAAGACAAAATCCGATAGACAAAAAATGCATCACACCAGAAATACCGGATATACTAGAGGATAATTCCAAACTACATGATGAATTCTTATAATCATTAGTCTGGTTAACTTCATATACATATAAAATTTAAGAAGTTCTATGTTGACTTATGTCGAATAAAATATTTCGAGAATAATATTTATAAGATATATTAAAAATAAAAATCCTAATAAAACATGTCAAATAAGTTAGTTAAGATTTTTAAGAAAACTTATAACGAAAATCAACAATAAATTAGCATGAAAAATAACATAAGAGAATAATAGAAGTAACAATCAATATGAATTTATCAATATAAATATACTATCTAAGTATTATAATCAACCAACTAAAAACATACAAATTTACAAATTTTGAACATTTAGAAAAAAAAAGTCTAAAGATTACAATGAATACGTTATGTAAGACTTTTGCTATCTTATTGTTAGCATTTAGCAACTAGAATTTTTTTTATCAAGATTAAGTAATTGTTTTTGGAGGATCTAAATCTTCACGTAAACTCCAAAACAATTTTTTTTAACTATTATACCAAATAATAAATTATAATATATTGTAATACATTATACAATCATATAAGCTTAACTACAATACAAATAATTAATTGAATAAAGTAGAATATAAATATAATACTTTAGATTCTCAATATTATTAATTCAATAAATAAAAATATTACATAACATTAGTTAAATTTATTATATTAACTTTACTTTTTATATTATCTTACAAAGGCTATTTCATATTAACTATAATTCATCAAAATATTTATAGTGATTAAATTTTAAATCTAAATATTAAACTATCACACACACACACACCCATATTAATTGTAAAGTTTTTCTGACTACAAAGCAAAATTAGATATTATGCATATATCTCAATCGTTTATGTTATTCAAAAAAATATGTAAAATGTATAATAAAATATTATAATGTATTAACAGTTTACATGCATCCAGTTATTTATATAATATTTCAAAATACAAATTAATATTTTTCAAAAATTATGAATATGTTTATAAACATAAGTATTACATTTATAAATACAAATAACTAAATAGAGGATATATTTATAAACAAACATATATAATAAAATCAACAAACATATTTCAATTAAAAAATTACATAAATCAATTAAACAATTAGTTTAAAAATTATTATAAAATTAAACTAAATTATTAATACAGATCAGCGTGAATATAAAATCTAGTACTACCTCTGTTCCCGAAAGTAAGATGTTTTAGATTTTTTTCTTGTTACACAAAGATAGATTTTCTATATTGTTAAGGTACTTTTTTATACTTTTGAGGAACATTAATTGAGAATATTTGAATTGATTAAATTTTATTGGTGAAAAGTTATTGGAAAGTGTATACTAAAGTAAAAAATAAATTAAATTATAAAAATTTATTAAATTCTTAATAAACGTGCATACCGTAAAAAATCTTACTTTCAGGAACAGAACCGAGGGAGTATATAAATAATTTTTAGCCCTCGAATTTTGTACACTTAATAAATGACAAGGGTCCGTATTAATAGACAGCTATAAATGGTGTTAATAGACAGGTGGTATAAATGAAATTAAGATATGAAAAGTCAGTCTTGGTAAAATGTAGTCTTTGGAAAATTGTGAAATGAAAAGTTGTATCACAACAAAAAAAAAGTCAGTCTTCGCAAAATGTCTCGACGTGGCTTTACTTTTCGTATCCACAAATTTTTCTTTAGTATATCGATCGACTATAATCCACTTGCTTGACTCTTCCACTATAAAAGACCCTGGCTGGCACAGTGACTAAGTCATCATCTCCTTCCTTCTCAACTTTTCATAACTCTTTAGACTCTCTGCTTCACTTATGCCCTAGCTTCTTGTTTTTTCTTGCTAGTCTCTTTGTTTTCCTCTTTAAACTTTTCTGTAGCCCAAGGTTTTGTCTCGATATGGCTTCTCCCATGGAGAACGATGATGTTCCCATGCTTCCAGCTTCAGACACATCATCATCATCTCGTACTATGCCTTTCACTTCCAGGTCACGTAGCACTTCCCTTGCAAACAATTCTTCCACCATTGACGTATTCAACAGCTCGACAGTTGTTTTAGGCTACACAAATCATCTTGGAACCCAGAGACGGCCTCCGTTAGTGCAAATGAGTGACCCTCTTTCCTCTACTCGCAGTCCTGAGCCTCGCTTTGCTCTTCCTCCTCCTTCTACTGGTGCTTCTTCTGATTCCGTTGGTGCCTCCTCCTCTCAGCCTAATGAGAGGAATCATGCCTACAGCCGCACTCCCAGAGTTTTTGCCACTTCTGATTTCACGGTATCTTGTTCTGATATTCTTACATTACAACTAGCTGGAGACTCAAGTAAATGTTAGCTTGAGACTCAAGTACTTTTTGTTGAAATACCGAGTTTTTTTTTAATCTTGCTAGCTCCATAACGCTCTTGATGATGATGCTAAAGGCTGGGCTAAATACTTTTCTGGAATCATATATCCTGAGTCTAATTTCGTTCAGATCTGGACTACATTCTTTGCCTTATCATGCTTGTGTTCTATTTTCGTAGATCCCCTCTTTTTCTACCCCATAGAAATATATAAGGTATGAAATGTCTCTCTTTTGCTTCTTATGTTTTGTATTCTTGCGCTTTGAGCACCACCATCTTTCATTCTGCAGGAGGAGAGATGCATTAAGATCGACTGGTGGACGACTAATGTATTTGTAATTGTGAGAAGTATAACGGATGGCTTATACGCTTTGAACATCGTGCTTCAGGTGTGTTACCTTTTGCTTTCATTTTGTTATAAGAGAATCTGTTGGCTTACGGCTCCTTATTTCATATATTGTTGCAGTTCCGATTGGCATATGTAGATCTTGAGTCTACGGTTGTTGGTGCTGGCCAGTTGGTTGATGATCCAAAAAAAATTGCTAGCCATTACTTACGAGGAAAATTTTTGACAGACTTTTTCATAGTGTTGCCAATTCCACAGGTATCAATGTTAGAGCTACACCAATTTTTTTTATATAAAATTGTAACTGGAATATGATCGTTTACCATTGATCTCTCCTTTGTATTTTCTCATCTGGTTACAGATATTGCTATTATGGATAATACCACAACTGTTAGGCACATCTGGGGCAAACAATACAAAGAACTATTTACGTGCTGCAATTCTTGTCCAATACATTCCAAAATTACGTAGGCTTTTTCCTCTTCTAGCCGGACAAACACCAAGAGGGTTCAGATTTGATTCGGCATTGGCCAAGTTTTTTATAAATCTTCTCACCTTCATGCTTGCTGGTCATGTTATTGGCTCTTGCTGGTATCTTTTGGGTCTGCAGGTGTGAGAAAAGTTCCAAAACTTGTATCATTCACTTTGAACTAATATCCTTTTTGAATGAACTAAACAAATTAATATTCTTTATTGTGTATATTTCTAGGGGTTTTATTGATTCTTCTTGTAACATGCTTCCCTCTTTTTTTGTTTCTTGCAGAGAGTTAATCAGTGCCTTCGAGATGCTTGCGGAAATTCTAGTTTTGAATGTAAACAACTAATAGATTGTGGTCGTGAAAACAGAACGGAAGTTTTACATGCATGGAAAATTAACGTTAGTGCCAATGCTTGTTTTCAAGAGGATGGTTTTGATTATGGAATCTATTTGAAGGCAGTCAATCTCACTAGTAATTGTACTCGTTGGTACAGAAGATACAGTTACTCTCTTTTCTGGGGATTTCAGGTAATTCAAGTTTACACAACTGCTCAATTAGTTTGCATTGATTGTTTGGCATGTTGTGGAACTCTTGGGTTATTGTCAATTGTTTACTACTCTCAAAAGCAAATCAGCACGCTTGCTGGAAACCAAGTCCCAAGTTACTTTTTTGGGGAGGTCTTATTTACTATGTGTATCATCGGACTGGGGCTTTTCCTTTTCGCGCTTCTTATCGGTAATATGCAAAACTTCCTTCAGTCTCTCGGCCGAAGGTAAATAACTTTCATCGTTGTACAAAAGATGAGATCTCAAGACATGGTGGATGATCTCTTCGTTAACTGTGTTTTGTCCGCCTTAGGGATACAGAAATGACTGTAAGACGGCGAGATGTGGAGCAATGGATGAGCCATAGACGGTTTCCAAAAGACATAAGAAAGTATGTGAACTATGTCTCACTTTTCAAGTTAATTATGATGATATCAGGAGATATAAGTTACGGGTTTATGTTTTGATCACTAGCTGTAAAGCTAACTGAATAGTTGTTTCTATATGTTCAGGAGAGTGCGAGAGGTTGAGAGGCTCAACTGGAATGCTACTAGAGGAGTTAACGAAGAATTGCTCTTTGAGAATATGCCTGATGACCTTCAGAGAGATATAAGACGTCATCTCTTCGCATTTCTCAAGAAGGTATACATCAGAGTCCATTTCCTTCAGCGTTGGCTCTCTTCGATTAGTGAAAATGTTAATGGCTTTGCAGGTGAGGATATTTTCGGAGATTGATGAATCTATCTTAGATGCCATGCGTGCGAGGCTGAAACAGAGGACTTACTTAAAGAATAACAAGGTCTTGCACCGCGGAGGTGTAGTTAAGAAAATGGTATTCATATTGAGAGGTAAGATGGAGAGCATTGGAGAAGACGGTTATCGAATTCTTTTATCAGAGGGAGACGTTTGTGGTGAAGAACTTCTCACTTGGTGCCAAGAACGCTCTTCTGTAAACCCAGGTGCATCCTTTGTTGACTCTATGTGCTCATAACTCTCAATGTTTTCGGTTAAAAACTCAAAACATAAAGTATTCACTTAGATGACACTGCATATGGGAACTGGATATATATGCTTTGAAATTTTCAGATGGGACTATGATAAGGATGCCATCAAAGGGACTGCTTAGCAGCAGAGATGTTTGGTGTGTGACAAACGTGGAGGCGTTTTCACTCAGTGTAGCAGATCTTGAAGACATCACGAGCTTGTTCCCCAATCTCGAGATTCCTAAGGAGCCATAAGGTACGAATCTCCACATTGGAGGCTACAAGCGGCTAGGCAGATTCAAGTGGCTTGGAGATATAGAAGGAGATGGCTTCGGAGACTTTATTCGGTATATTCGGTTTTATCGGTTATATACTGAACCATATCCAAATCCTACGGTTTTTTAAAAATCATATCCATTCGGTTTGTATGGTATATACCAAATCCAAACCATATTATCTATTTCGGTTTGGTTCGGTTCGGTACGGTTCGGTTTTGCCATATTGAACAGCCCTAATTTGAACCTAGGTTTAAGAGGGTCAGTGGACATATCTCACTTGTTCTATTTTACAGCTTTTTTTGTAAGACATATTATTATATTAAATTTAAAACGAGTTTAAGCGATTACATCTGGAGCTATGCTTAATGGTAACAAGATAGTATAACATGAGGGATCCTCGACGATTTGATGAACATCATAAAACATAACACTAAAACAAGAGATAACAAAGCTAACGAAAGAGTCTTGCTGTGTCCCTGAATCGACATTGATTAGACCAAACGGCAAAGTTTGGAAGGAGGTGGAACGAGCATGAACAGCTCTAGCTCCAACATCGAGGCTCCACGAAGAGACTATGTGAATCTCGTCAGAACCGAAGAGTATAAAAATCCTAGATTTTATGTTGACGAACAAATAGGATGGACCTTGAAACCGAATAGCACATGTGACAAAATCAGAGCTAATGCAAACTCCACAAACCTGTGATGGATATACACATAATGGCAATTTAAGCACCACATCACGGCTTTGGGCTAGATGAACCCTTTGCACTGAGGCGCAACGATGGATCGTGGACAGACATGATGCTTCGGAGGACGAATGATGGCTCAAGATATAACAGTCAGCAAGTTTAAGCTCCATAAATGGTTTTGGTTCAGACCAAAGCATGTGTCGGTTGAGTACCAGCAACGCTCGGAAGGGATTGGGATGATGAGGCGATGCGGCGGAGGTGATGCTCTTGACGATCAACCATAAAGGTATAGAAGTAGAAGCGGCGGAAGAGCCGGTACCACGATGCCTTGCGACGACCCTTTGTATGTACTTGACGGAATTTGAGAAGGAAACAATGGTTGAATTCAAGCAATGACTTTGGAATCCAACATTACCGTATTGAATCCGTAGAGGTGTGACGAAATCCACCCAAAACCACTTATCATATGATTCTGTCAAGCTTGTCATGAAAGTACCTTGAGGTGCGTCAAGCGGAGGTTTTGATCCTAACGAGACAAGAAGCCTAAACGAGCCGTCGATGGTGATGATGGAGCCGGAGTTGGAGCGGTGTGGATACACGGCATCAGTGAAGAGATCTGAGGCGGCGTGGAGTGGTGTAGGCGCTTCAAAGACGCAGAACCGAACAGATCTGGCGAGCGGCGCCGAGTAAAGGGGCAGGATGGATGGCAAGGGAAAATGGAGAGGCAACGACAATGAGAGGGCCGGGAGAAGCAGCAGGGAGGAGGTGTGTGGTAGAGATGGTGGAGTTGAGATGGACTGTGTTGACGGTGGCGACGAAATGCATAACGGCGAGGAGGCTCACCGAGACGACGATAAAAACACACAACTGTAATGAGAAGACCATAAGAGACGACGGTGATAAGCTAGATGGAGAGCAGGAGTGGAGCGGAGGGCGACGCCGGCAAGCTTGGTCGCTGCCGGCGTCGGGATGTGAAGTCGGTGACGGCGCCTAGGAATATGTGTCTGCGAGCGTTTTAACTAGGGCGAACTTCTTTTTTTAAGATTAAATTAGTTAATTATTCAAAGAGACAAAAATCGTTTATTTAACTGATTATCCTTATCCAACATATGCCTTACGATTCAATGTTACGACAAAAAAGACTAAAGAGTACAACCTAAGGAACTAGAGATCAACTTCTTTGCAGAAATACTCATTACATTTAGTTTGAATATATTGTGTATATTAACTTCTCTGTTCTTCTGGGAGGAATCCTCTCTTGGGGGATAATGTGGCCTCTCATTCAAACAAAAAAGGGAGATTGGTTTCCTGCAGATGTCGAATCCAGCAGCATGCATGGTCTCCAAGCTTACAAGGTAAACTAAAACTCTGTGTAATATTTGGATCCATTAGTGAGAGTGAACTGTACCATCTATCTTATATATTACTTATGATACCTTCCAACTATCTACCGATGTCTAATACTCTATATGCTGATGTTGTTACTTTCAGGTGTTCATAGCTGTTGCTATAATCCTAGGAGATGGTTTATACAACTTCTGCAAAGTCCTGAGCCGGACGCTCTCAGGACTATTTGTACAGCTTCGAGGCACTTCTTCGAGAGGATCATTAACCATCGAAGAAGATCCAACCGCTTCTCCATATAGCCCAAAGCAATCATACGACGACCAGCGTCGCACACGCTTCTTCCTCAAAGACCAAATCCCCACTTGGTTCGCCGTGGGAGGATACATCATCATAGCTGCAACATCCACAGCCATACTCCCACACATGTTCCACCAGCTGAGATGGTATTACATCCTAGTCATCTACATCTGCGCGCCCGTCTTAGCCTTCTGCAACGCCTACGGAGCTGGACTCACGGACTGGTCCTTAGCTTCGACGTACGGAAAGCTAGACATATTCACGATCGGAGCCTGGGCGGGGTCAGAGCACGGCGGGATGCTGGCAGGTCTAGCAGCTTGCGGAGTCATGATGAACATAGTCTCCACAGCTTCTGACCTCACTCAAGACTTCAAAACGGGTTACCTCGCGTTATCATCACCAAGATCAATGTTCATAAGCAAAGTGATAGGAACAGCGATGGGATGTGTCGTGTCTCCCTGGCTGTTCTACAATGCGTTTGATGACTTAGGCCTCCCTAACAGCGAGTACCCTGCGCCGTTCGCCACCGTGTACAGAAGCATGGCTAAGCTAGGAGTGGAAGGTGTGTCGTCGTTACCGAGAGAGTGTCTTGTTCTGTGCTATGCTTTCTTCGGCGTGGCGATTCTTGTGAATATAGTGAAAGATAGTTTGCCGAGCAGGTGGGGGAGGTTTGTGCCTCTGCCCATGGCGATGGCGATACCGTTTTTCTTGGGACCGTACTTTGCTATCGACATGTGCGTGGGGAGTTTGGTGCTTTTCGTGTGGGAGAGAGTGGATGCGGCTAAGGCGGGTGCGTTTGGGACTGCGGTGGCGTCGGGTTTGATATGTGGAGATGGGATTTGGTCGCTGCCGAGCTCGGTGTTGGCTATAGCTGGAGTTAGTCCTCCTGTTTGTATGAAGTTTCTGGATGCTGCGACGAACTCGAAGGTTGATAAGTTTTTGCACAGACCGTAGTCTTGAAGACATGGCACAAAGTGTAATGATACTTGCTTTTTTTATGAGTGATTTTTGAAGGTGAGAGGTTGTATGTATAGAGAATTAGATACAGAGGAGCTTGTTTAAATTCGTAACTGGACTGTTTAATGTTTTATAAAGTAGATCATAGATGGTTCTGTTTCTAAACTCTTGAGAAAGACATAAACTTGCGAGGATTAAGAAGTTAAAGATTGAGTTTTGTAGTGACCCGTTAAGCTCAAAAGAGAGAAGAGGTAACTAAGTAACCCGAGGTACTCTTACAAAAGGGTACGAGGAACCGTCTAATCTCTCTCTCTTACAAACTTGTTTGATTTTTCTATTGGTTCCTTCTCCTCTCTTTCTTGTTCATCTTCATTCAACAGAATCATAAGAGGTTTTTGTGTCTGTTGGATGATCTATATTTATATTTGACAGGGCAACAAGATGGGTGGCAAGTGTGAACCTTGGGATATTCATATGTACGCAATTCTCTGGTATCCATTGCAGCCTTGGTGTCCACATCTCTCAGGTTTCTTTACTTCTTTTAACCAATTTGTGTTTGAACATGGATCATACAAGTTATATGTTATTCAGATGATACTGTTCAAGTTAATGACATTATTTTGGTACTAGAGACGACGACCCAGAGAACACGCTGCATTATCTTTGATTATCACACATAAACTGTTGTCAAGGAGCTACATCAATATGTAGCGTCTGACCATTCTCACAGTGATCGTCCACTTCACAGATGAACCCGTGTTCTCAAACCTTCGATATAACTATTTATTGAACTCGGAATCAGAATATAAAGAACGCTTTTCTTTATTGCTTTAGAAAAATAACTCAAAAACTAAAGCTTTCAATCACACACAATTCGTAGCATATGTCATACTCGACATTGCTTTATATAGAGACATTATATTTTCCTATTCCTAATTGTAACACAAACAATATATTATGATCCTTATCTCTAAGATCATAAATTAACTAGGAATAGGTTGCTTGACTCTCAAGCTATCGTCAAGCTCATCTCAACATTCTCCTCCTTAAGCTTGAACTCACTTTCACACACTTCAAGTACTCCAATTAGTCGCCTCATCTCTTTAAACTTCAAACGGCCCAGTGACTTTGTAAGTATGTCGGCTCGTTGTTCATGTCCGGGTACATGCTCAACTTCAACTTGTTCATTCTCCACACACTCACGTATGAAGTGAAATCTTCTATGAATGTGTTTACTACGCCCATGAAACACAGGATTCTTTGTGAGTGCTATTGCAGATTTGTTATCAACTCTTATGNNNNNNNNNNNNNNNNNNNNNNNNNNNNNNNNNNNNNNNNNNNNNNNNNNNNNNNNNNNNNNNNNNNNNNNNNNNNNNNNNNNNNNNNNNNNNNNNNNNNNNNNNNNNNNNNNNNNNN
The DNA window shown above is from Brassica oleracea var. oleracea cultivar TO1000 chromosome C3, BOL, whole genome shotgun sequence and carries:
- the LOC106335359 gene encoding probable cyclic nucleotide-gated ion channel 20, chloroplastic: MASPMENDDVPMLPASDTSSSSRTMPFTSRSRSTSLANNSSTIDVFNSSTVVLGYTNHLGTQRRPPLVQMSDPLSSTRSPEPRFALPPPSTGASSDSVGASSSQPNERNHAYSRTPRVFATSDFTLHNALDDDAKGWAKYFSGIIYPESNFVQIWTTFFALSCLCSIFVDPLFFYPIEIYKEERCIKIDWWTTNVFVIVRSITDGLYALNIVLQFRLAYVDLESTVVGAGQLVDDPKKIASHYLRGKFLTDFFIVLPIPQILLLWIIPQLLGTSGANNTKNYLRAAILVQYIPKLRRLFPLLAGQTPRGFRFDSALAKFFINLLTFMLAGHVIGSCWYLLGLQRVNQCLRDACGNSSFECKQLIDCGRENRTEVLHAWKINVSANACFQEDGFDYGIYLKAVNLTSNCTRWYRRYSYSLFWGFQQISTLAGNQVPSYFFGEVLFTMCIIGLGLFLFALLIGNMQNFLQSLGRRDTEMTVRRRDVEQWMSHRRFPKDIRKRVREVERLNWNATRGVNEELLFENMPDDLQRDIRRHLFAFLKKVRIFSEIDESILDAMRARLKQRTYLKNNKVLHRGGVVKKMVFILRGKMESIGEDGYRILLSEGDVCGEELLTWCQERSSVNPDGTMIRMPSKGLLSSRDVWCVTNVEAFSLSVADLEDITSLFPNLEIPKEP
- the LOC106330283 gene encoding probable metal-nicotianamine transporter YSL5, whose translation is MARENGEATTMRGPGEAAGRRCVVEMVELRWTVLTVATKCITARRLTETTIKTHNCNEKTIRDDGDKLDGEQEWSGGRRRQAWSLPASGCEFEYIVYINFSVLLGGILSWGIMWPLIQTKKGDWFPADVESSSMHGLQAYKVFIAVAIILGDGLYNFCKVLSRTLSGLFVQLRGTSSRGSLTIEEDPTASPYSPKQSYDDQRRTRFFLKDQIPTWFAVGGYIIIAATSTAILPHMFHQLRWYYILVIYICAPVLAFCNAYGAGLTDWSLASTYGKLDIFTIGAWAGSEHGGMLAGLAACGVMMNIVSTASDLTQDFKTGYLALSSPRSMFISKVIGTAMGCVVSPWLFYNAFDDLGLPNSEYPAPFATVYRSMAKLGVEGVSSLPRECLVLCYAFFGVAILVNIVKDSLPSRWGRFVPLPMAMAIPFFLGPYFAIDMCVGSLVLFVWERVDAAKAGAFGTAVASGLICGDGIWSLPSSVLAIAGVSPPVCMKFLDAATNSKVDKFLHRP